From Alteromonas sp. BL110:
CATCGTCTTGAGTTGTTGTAAAACGAGGAAAGCCAAACCAAATGGCCGCCACACCAAACACAAAAATAAGCATGGGGTACCAGCAATACGGCGTAATTGCCAAAGGTGAAATACCCACTACGGCTGCTGCGCTTAAGAGCTGTGCTCCGTAAGGGACCAAGCCTTGAAAGCTACACGAAAAGATATCCAGTAATGAGGCGGTACGGCGCGGGTCTACGCCGTATTTTTCGTTCAAATCTTTTGCAATAGGGCCTGCGGTAACAATGGCAATGGTATTGTTGGCCGTAGTAATATCTAAAAAGCTGACTAAACCAGCAATACTAAATTCCGCGCCTTTCTTAGACGTAACTTTGCGAGTTAAACGCTCAATTAACCAAGTGATACCGCCATTTGCATGCATAAGTGCCACAATGCCACCTATGGTTATGGCAATCATGGCTAAATCTTGCATCCAGCCCATTCCTTTTTGAATGCTTTGCATCATCGAAAGTGGCGTAAAGCTACCTTGAACCAAGCCTACTACACACGCACTGGCAATACCCACTGCAAGTACGCTTATAACGTTAAACCCGGTTAGCGCAAACGCGATAATGCATAAGTACGGCACTATACGCCAAAAATCATAACTGCCGCCTTCAACAATGCCAGAAGTATCAACATCGACTATAAGCAGTAACGCCATAGTGACTATGCAGGCCGGCACGGCAACCATTAAGTTTGCTTTGAATTTATCCTTTAGCTGTACGCCTTGCGTGCGTGTTGCTGCAATGGTGGTGTCTGAAACAAATGAAAGGTTATCACCAAACATAGCGCCTCCCACTACAATACCCAGCGCCATTTCCACCGGCAGCCCTAGGCTTGTGGCAAGGCCAGCCCCAATTGGCGAGAGCGCGGTAATAGTGCCCATAGACGTGCCCATAGAAAATGATATAAAGCAGCAAATTAGAAATAGGCCTGGCAATATCAGTGCGGAAGGCACAAATTGCAGCGCCATGTTCACCGTGGCATCTCGTGCACCAATATCAATGGTTACTGCGTAAAATGCACCTGCCAGCAAAAATATCAGCACTAAGAGAATAATGTTCTTGTCGCCACCGCCTTTACAAAAGGTTTGTACTTTTTCAGAAAAGCTAACTTTCCTGCCTTTGGGGTTCAAACATAAGCCATACCCGGCACTAATGAAAAACGCTACCAAAATAGGCATTGCGGTAATATCGTTTGTGGTGATACCTGTTACAACAACAAGGATCACAAAAAGCAAAATAGGCGTTAAACCTAACGGGTTTGGGATAATAGAATTTGGTGCAATGTCGTTATTTTCGTGCACAGAAAACTCTCTTTTTGGGTTTGATTGCGTGTTAGCAACAGATTCAAGGCTACGCTGAAAGCCATCTGCCGGTTGCGAGTGCGTAAAAAAGCTTCAACGAGACTATCTTCCAACGGTCTTTGACGGTGAAAAGCTAAGGCAGCAAAGGATAAAAGGTTTTAAGGGCGTTGAAAAGCAGTTTACTTTCCAACGACTAACTCATCTGATGGTTATTTCTACTATTTTTAGATTTTAAGGTCTTGGTTCACCGCGCAGTTCGCTGGGGTTTTTTCCGGTAAGTCTCTTTACGGTACGGCGAAAATTAGTTAAGTCGTTTATGCCCATTGCACCTGCAGCAACCTCGTTGCTAACTTTATTTACGGACAAAAGCATCACTGCATAATTACATTGCACTTCTTCAGCTAACGAGCGAAAGCTAACACCAAATTCTTTTAATTTTCGCTTCAAGGTCGCTACGCTGATACCCAACTTTTCTGCTAATTCAGGTAAACCGATGTTTGCGGTTTCTGTGCAAGATGCAAAGATGTAATGTCTGACATAATCAGGCAAAGAAAGACGTTGTTGCAGTTCGGTTAGCGGCCTTTCTCTGAATAGCTTTGCGCTACTGTTTGATGGAATTTTTGAGAAGTACTGTGGTTCAGATTCGTTTGCTGCGTTACTTACTGGCTCTAAGGGCTGTAGCAATACATTTTTTTCAATACAAATACTGTTGAAAGGACTATTGAACGTTAATTTAATCCCTAGGTGTGTTTCATAATCCGCGATGTTCTTTGGTCGACTACCCGTAAACGTAAAAGACAAACTTATCCGCTTATTCGAAATGCTTTTCATCAGCGAAACGATACTTGCAAATGCCATTTCCATAGCGAATAAAGATAGCTTGCTGCTAACCCCAGTAAACCGGGGCACCAACACTATCGTGTTTGTGCTTTCGAAGCGCTGGAATTGACACAGCGGAAGGTTACACCATCTAAATGTTTGGCGTTGAGTGAGATGAAAAAGTAGCGCTTCTATGTTTTCACATGCCGCTAATACGTGTAAAGGACTGCACTGCCACTGCGACGCTAATGCGCCACCGAGCAAAAAGCTAACGTCGCTACCTTTTGTCTGGGCCTGCACATTATTTAACAGCGATACATATTGTTTTATGCTTAGTCGCAAATTACTTTGTAACGCATCCTCAAAGATACCAGTACCACGCAGCAATTTATTTTTATTAGCACCTCGCGAAAGTGCTACATCCATAGCAGCCCGCACCAGCCAGCACCCAAGAATCGCCTTATCTTGAACAGACATCACTACGCTTGCACTACCAAAGACACCCATGCCAAGCTCGTCAGCATCCCCTTTTACAGAGACACCCATGCCAAGCTCATCAACATCCCCTTTTACAGAGACACCCATGCCAAGCTCATCAGCATCTCTTTTTACAGAGACACCCATGCTAAGCTCGTCAACCTCTCCTTTTACAGAGACACCCATGCCAAGTTCATCAGCATCTCCTTTTACAGAGACACCCATGCCAAGTTCATCAGCATCTCCTTTTACAGAGACACCCATGCCAAGCTCATCAGCATCCCCTTTTACAGAGACACCCATGCCAAGCTCATCAGCATCCCCTTTTACAGAGACACCCATGCCAAGTTCATCAGCATCTCCTTTTACAGAGACACCCATGCCAAGTTCATCAGCATGTCCTTTTACAGAGACACCCATGCCAAGCTCATCAGCATATCTTTTTACAGAGGCACCCATAGCAGAATAGTTTTTAGGGCAATTATGCTCAGCCTCTGCAGTGTGAGCATCTCTGCACTTAGGTGCACGCAGTGCTTCTAATGGTAGTGTTAAATCCATAAATAACTTACTGAAGGTATCTTCATTTACCCTTCACACCCCTTTGACTAAGCTGCACTATCATGAGTTCGCTCAAGATCCAATAGCATACTGTTGAGCACGGTTGCTATGCGCTGGTTAGGCAACAGAGTTACTTGAGTGCTACGTGCGGTGGTGTAAATTGCATTTGCATTTTGACTGTGCCTAAAAGCAAGGTGTTGGATACTCGCTTTAATATCAGTGAGAATTAGGTCAGCCTGCATAGGCGAAATATCCGGCATTAAAATCGCAAAGCGATCACCTGCATAGCGACAAGCTAAATCTTGCTGCCGTAAATTCAAAATTACTAATTGCGCAATGTCGTGCAGGTATCTGTCGCCTTCCGAGTACCCATGCTTCTGATTAAACAGAGAGAAATTATTAATATCAATGATGGCTAGAACGGCTGACTTACCGGAGTGCTGTTGCTTATTAATTTGTGCTCTCCAATACTCTGCGCGGTAAAGTTGCGTAATAGGGTCTATGGCGTCGTGATCGCGAAAATCCCATTCCCTGCGCCGCAATTGCAAGTTCAATGCGCGCTGCTCTAGGTGCCATTGGTAAAGCGCCGCTGTCATCACCACCATTCCTACGACTGCTGGATAAGACTCAATCATACTTATCCAGTAAGCGTCTTCTGGGTAATGAAAAAACTCATCTAAAAAGTCCAGGCTGGCGGAAAACAAAAACAAGCCTAGCCCTATTGTTAAAAGGCTAGTTACTTTTCCAGGAGGACGGCTAGCAAGGGCAGCAAGGGTCCATGCTAAGGTTAAAAAAGCGATACTTCCCTCCCCTAAAATATCTAGGTTTGATATCACAGCGCTTTCTTTCACGTCTCCGATTATACACGCTAAGCAAACGGCAAGCGTTACTACGCTTGCCGTAAATAGTAGCCAAAGCTTGTGATGGCGAAATTGTGTTGCGTTTGAAAAGGTAAACATATTGCTCTCTTTGGGGTTACCTCGTGGTGAACGACCTCACATATCAAATTTACGTGCGAAAGCGCTCAAAATAGAACGAGAGTCTTGCCCAATTCTGCTGAAACTGTCGAGGGTCAGTTTGGCTCATCAATGTGACATCTTGATGGCAACCTATTCAAGAAACGCCTAGATAAAAGCGTAAATCACACAAAATCAGCAACTTGATTAAGGGTCAATTTAGCTCAATCAATTGCGAATAAGTGACAATTATCTAAAGCGCCCTACTTATTCCATCAAATCGTCATATAACTGTCATGCAGCATTCTTAGGGTACTTAGTCATTAACTTAGCACGTACTTAACACGCCTTTTGACTGTTTAATTGACTGGAAAATAAATGAAAATTAAAACCGCCTATTCATCTCTTACACTTGCTTGCATAACGGCATTGGGTCTCACCGTGGCTTCACCTGTTTCAGCTTCTGATGGCATAATTATCGGCTCCGTTAAAGATGCTGCGAAGGCACGCAGCTATGCCGGAGCACAAATAAAAATTATCGAATTAGGACTTAGCACCGAAGCAGGCAGAGATGGTACGTTTCGCTTTCCATCTATTCCCGAGGGTACTTACACATTAGAAGTTTCTTACCTTGGTGAACAAACCATCACTCAAGATATTAAGGTGACAGATAACGGCATCGCCCGCGCAGCTGTAGAGCTTGGCAACGGAGACACTATTGATGAAATATTGGTACGCGGACAACGAAGCGGACAAGCAAGCGCAATCAATCAGCAAAGAGCATCAGACCGCATTTCTTCCATTATATCAGCTGATGCTATTGGACAATTTCCAGACCAAAATGCTGCAGAGTCGCTGCAACGCTTACCTGGCTTATCTATCGAGCGAGATCAAGGTGAAGGTCGTTTCGTTGGGATCCGTGGAATCGACCCTAACCTGAATAACGTAACCATCAACGGGTTAAATATTCCTTCACCGGAGTCAGGGGTACGTTCAGTGGCACTCGACGTAATTCCGTCTGAGCTTATTCAAACCTTGGAAGTATCTAAATCTGTGACCCCAGATATGGACGGCGATGCAATTGGTGGCTCGGTAGCCGTTAAGAGCGTAAGCGCCTTTGACAAAGCGCGCGATACCGCTAGCGTGACGGTACAGGCAAGTCAAAACGACTTGCGTGATCAAATCAGTCCAAAGTTGTCCGGGACTTTTACCAAAAAACTTTCATCAAAATGGGGGGTGGCTGGCGCTGTCTCTTATTTTGACAGAGACTTTGGTTCAGACAATGTAGAAAGTAATGGTGATGATGAACTTGAACAGCGTCATTACACCATCACCCGCGAGCGTTTAGGTAGTGCATTAAATATTGATTTTCGCCCCGATTTCAACAACCAGTATTTTCTTCGCACACTCTATAGCGAGTTTTCTGACGATGAATTTCGCCAGGGCAACATATTTACGTTCGATAGCGAAGACTCGGAAATAGAAAGAGAAAGTAAAGACCGTTTCGAAAGCCAAAGTATATTTACCGTGGCGTTAGGTGGTGAACATCAATTAAAAACTTGGGCAGCCAACTGGCAACTTGGATATGCGAAGTCTGATGAAGACGAACCCGACGCCCTGTACTACGTCTTTAAAACTGAAAATGACAGTATTGACGCAGACCTAAACACAATTCGCCCTACTGTCTCACAAAACGCGGATGCCATGGACTTATCAACCTACGAGGTCGATGAGATTAGCTTTGAAGATAACTATACTAAAGACACCGAAACCAGCATTAAATTCGATGTAGCACGCCCTCTTAATCTTGGTGGTTACATTGGCGAATTAAAAATGGGGTCTAAATACCGCAGCCGAGAAAAAGACCGAGACAGCAGCATTGCAATTTTCGACGGTGACTTTGACGAGGTAGATGCTTCTCAGTTTGGCGCTGCAAGTCCAGGCTATTCACTCGATGACTTCGGACCAGGGCTCGATCGAGGTGAAATGCGCAGTTACTTCAACGACAACCGCGGTAGTCTAGAATTAGACAGCCTAAATTCTGAAGTAGAGTCTCGCGGTGCTACCTATGTAAATGAAGAAGATATTTTTGCTGCTTACATCATGGGTAGCGTAGACATTGATAAGCTTCATCTTGTTGCGGGTGTTCGCTATGAGCGCACCGACTTTTCTACATCTGGTATGCGAGTAGAGCTAGTAGAAAACGAAGAAACCGACGTTGAAGAAGTCGTTAACACACCATGGGAAGCGGAGCGTGACTATAGCCACTGGTTACCCAGCTTGAACGCTAGGTATACTTTTTCAGATAAACTTCAGCTTCGCGCCGCTTATACGCAGACTATCTCAAGACCTAAATTTGAAGACGTAGCGGCATTCCAAATCATTGAGAGCAAAACAGAAGAAGACGATGGCGCATTTGTCACTGAGCGCGCAGCCGAAGTTGGCAACCCGGAGCTTCAGCCTTATGAAGCACAAAACCTCGATTTATCGATTGAATACTATCCAGGCGATATTGGCGTTATGTCAGCAGGGTTGTTCTACAAGAATATTGACAACTTTGTTGTATATGCTGATGTTGCTGGCACCACAGGCTGGGAGGGTTTTGAAGAAGTTGTACAGCCAATAAATGGTGACTCTGCCAATTTAACGGGCTTAGAACTTTCTTGGGTAAAAGCTTTCAATAACGGCTTTATTGTTTCTGCTAACGCCACCTTTACCGACTCAGAAGCGACAACTTTCTTAGACGGCGAAAAATTCGAAACTCATTTACCGAACCAGTCAGACCGCATTGGCAACTTAACCATTGGATACGAAGCCAATGACTTCAGCGTGCGTTTAGCTACCACCTATAAGAGTGACAATTTCGAAGAAATTGATGGCGACATGCTGAGATTCGAAGACGACCACATTCAGGTTGATTTCATGGCACGCTACTACATTAACAATAGCTTACAGGTCTATTTCAACGGCATTAACTTGGGTGACGAACCCTTCTACAACTATTTTGATACGCGCAGCCAAAATGCACAGTATGAAGAGTACGGGCGCACCTTTGAGCTTGGCTTTACCTGGCAGCTTAATTAAGTACGTTTATCAATAGTTAATTAGCAAGGATGAGGTCATATGTTGTTTGGCCTCCCCATTTCAATTAGTTCTCTTAAGACCATGCTTTACTTGTACGGTAGAGCATGTGCTTATACTTAGAAAGTTTCAGGACAATAATAACAATGACCAAACAGCGTCACATTCAATACTCTTATAGAGTTAAAAGTAAAATAGCAACGATTTTAAGCGCATGTTTAGCTTTATTTAGTTGCGCAGCCGCCAATACAGCGAATATTGCCGCAGACAGCAACAACTGGCTAACAAAAAACGACGACCACGAATTAGTACTACCGCTAACAAAGCTTGAAAGCGGTTTTACCCTAACCCTGCACTACAAAGCCAAAAATAACGAAGACACCCATGCTAGTACCCAGCAACTTACTTATGATGACTCCCATGTCAACAATAGCGGCAAGAACCCCCGCCCTAAAATTCAGAAAGGAACACGGGCTAAAGGTGCTTACGAAGACATCCATACAAGCATAACAAACAACATAGACACCCACGTAAAAACTGAGAAAAACACTTACATAGACACCCATGTTATCAATATTATCGTGAAAGAACTCGAGGGTGTCTCATTAAGTAATTCGTTGGGAAAGGAAAAATTCATTGCGGGGAATTACAACGTAGTAAATGCTGAAGTTGTATTACATCAAACGAAGCAATGGGTGTCTTTGGTAATGTTTAACAACGATACTCAATACATAGAAGCTTACCGCATTACCCCAGAGACCCTTGACGTTAACCAACAATCAAAGCAACTAACTAAAGGGTCTGAAGCTATTTGCGCTGCAACATTGGGTGATGGTGAATTAGAAATCATCAACATTGATGCTACTGGCACACTACATCAGTATGAAGTTCACAACGGAAGCTTTTTGTCGCTTCGCGACTTTGCGATAGGACCGGGTATTAAAAGCTGCGCCCTAAATACCGATACTGAAACCTTATATCTAGCCGACGAATATGCCGGCGTTTGGCAGCTAGATACCAATATTGAAAGTGAGCTAGCGAAAAACCTCATTTTTTATAATCAAGATGTTGCTATTGAAGGTGTGGCAACCCTGCCATCCATTCGAATGCAAGACGGCATGGGTGTCACCCCAATGCATTCCACCCCAACGCAAGATAACATGGGTGTCTCTGCTTGGGTTACACCAACGCAAGGAAACATGGGTGTCTCTGCTTTGTTTCTACCCTCAATATCGAAGCAAGATAGCGTGGGAGTCTCCGCTTGGGTTAGCCCCGCTGTCAGCGGAGTGTGGTTTCAAGCCCCATGTCTGACGCAGTTTGTCTCGCTTGTTTATGATGTAGGAGATGGCAACTCGGCATTTAAGGTAAACAATGCAGATGGTAAAACTACCTTTGTTCAGCCTGAATTCGTCCATTTATCGCTAAATAGCGAAGAACAAACCATTTCTCTTATTGTTGATGATGACCAATCAGGTAACTTTTTTTACACACAGCTTTCATCAGAATTAAGCAACGCACTACTCAATAGTCAGTGCGACACCGGTCTTGCAAACGTCACTAGCAGAGACACCCATACAAAAGCCACCAATACAAACGAAAGTGAGTATGGAATTATCAGTGTTACACCTGAAATCGAAACCGAACCGGTAGAAAATTATGGTGATGCTGCTGACGACCCAGCCATTTGGGTTAACTCACTCATCCCAGAGCAAAGTCGCGTTTTCGGCACAGACAAAAAAGGAGCCCTCAATAGCTACGACTTATCCGGTAAGCTAATCCAAAGCCTGCCTGTAGGCAGAGTAAATAACGTTGACGTGGGATACCGTGTATCTGTTGAAACAAAAGACGTTCAAAAAAGTGATACTTCGACATTTGATATTGCAGTAGCATCAAACCGTTCAAATAACAGTCTGTCAGTATTTGAAATAGATAAACGCGGGGACATGGTTCACCTTGGTGATATTAGCACTACGCTTAGTGATATCTATGGCTTGTGTATGTTTGTATCAAACGGCGTAGCCCAAGTGTTTGCAAACGATACCAGCGGACGCTTTGAACGATATCATCTATCTATTAATACAGCCAAAACCCTCAATGGGCGCTTAACACAGTCATTTTCGCTACCTTCACAACCTGAAGGATGCGTGGTAAATACTAAAACAAATACTGCCTACCTCGGTGAAGAAGGCGCTGGTATATGGGCTTTGAACGTGAGCTCAAGTAACGAAGAGCCTCGCTTCATTGCGAAAATAGTGGCGCCTGTAGAATCAGATGTAGAAGGGCTGGGCCTTTTCGATGTAGACGCCCAACCCTACCTTATTGCCTCTAGCCAGGGCAATGATAGTTACGCTATCTATAAAATTCACCGCGAAAAACCTGATGCACTTAAGTTTATTGGACTCATTCAAATCACTGCCGACAAGGCCCGGCAAATAGACGGCGCATCAGAAACAGATGGGCTTGATGTAACCAATGCGAACCTTGGGGAAAGATTTACCGAGGGCCTTTGGGTGGTTCAAGATGGCCGAAACGTAATGCCCAGCCAAACACAGAACTTCAAGTTAGTAAGTGGTACGTCGCTAAAAAATTCAATAAGAAAACTTGCTGAAGATACCGATAGATTTATGTAGTTTTGTAACAGATAACGTTAGTAAAAAGAGAAATTAAAAAGAGGCGTTAAACATGTTATCGCCTCTTTTAACAATACAAGGTCTCTTAATCAGAAATGGCTTAGAGCCGGCAGCACTAAGGCCGCACTAACAATCGGATACTGCGTTGCCAAATTAGCTAACCCGCTCGCTGGTACCCGTCATTTAATTGAACGTCAATAGCGCGAAGCACGGCCGTTCGGTTAATTGAGCCTAAAAGCACGCCATCATCATCTACAACCGGGTAAACCCGTGGCTTTTC
This genomic window contains:
- a CDS encoding Na+/H+ antiporter NhaC family protein, coding for MHENNDIAPNSIIPNPLGLTPILLFVILVVVTGITTNDITAMPILVAFFISAGYGLCLNPKGRKVSFSEKVQTFCKGGGDKNIILLVLIFLLAGAFYAVTIDIGARDATVNMALQFVPSALILPGLFLICCFISFSMGTSMGTITALSPIGAGLATSLGLPVEMALGIVVGGAMFGDNLSFVSDTTIAATRTQGVQLKDKFKANLMVAVPACIVTMALLLIVDVDTSGIVEGGSYDFWRIVPYLCIIAFALTGFNVISVLAVGIASACVVGLVQGSFTPLSMMQSIQKGMGWMQDLAMIAITIGGIVALMHANGGITWLIERLTRKVTSKKGAEFSIAGLVSFLDITTANNTIAIVTAGPIAKDLNEKYGVDPRRTASLLDIFSCSFQGLVPYGAQLLSAAAVVGISPLAITPYCWYPMLIFVFGVAAIWFGFPRFTTTQDDELTQSA
- a CDS encoding AraC family transcriptional regulator, producing the protein MGVSVKRDADELGMGVSVKGDVDELGMGVSVKGDADELGMGVFGSASVVMSVQDKAILGCWLVRAAMDVALSRGANKNKLLRGTGIFEDALQSNLRLSIKQYVSLLNNVQAQTKGSDVSFLLGGALASQWQCSPLHVLAACENIEALLFHLTQRQTFRWCNLPLCQFQRFESTNTIVLVPRFTGVSSKLSLFAMEMAFASIVSLMKSISNKRISLSFTFTGSRPKNIADYETHLGIKLTFNSPFNSICIEKNVLLQPLEPVSNAANESEPQYFSKIPSNSSAKLFRERPLTELQQRLSLPDYVRHYIFASCTETANIGLPELAEKLGISVATLKRKLKEFGVSFRSLAEEVQCNYAVMLLSVNKVSNEVAAGAMGINDLTNFRRTVKRLTGKNPSELRGEPRP
- a CDS encoding diguanylate cyclase domain-containing protein, with protein sequence MFTFSNATQFRHHKLWLLFTASVVTLAVCLACIIGDVKESAVISNLDILGEGSIAFLTLAWTLAALASRPPGKVTSLLTIGLGLFLFSASLDFLDEFFHYPEDAYWISMIESYPAVVGMVVMTAALYQWHLEQRALNLQLRRREWDFRDHDAIDPITQLYRAEYWRAQINKQQHSGKSAVLAIIDINNFSLFNQKHGYSEGDRYLHDIAQLVILNLRQQDLACRYAGDRFAILMPDISPMQADLILTDIKASIQHLAFRHSQNANAIYTTARSTQVTLLPNQRIATVLNSMLLDLERTHDSAA
- a CDS encoding TonB-dependent receptor, which produces MKIKTAYSSLTLACITALGLTVASPVSASDGIIIGSVKDAAKARSYAGAQIKIIELGLSTEAGRDGTFRFPSIPEGTYTLEVSYLGEQTITQDIKVTDNGIARAAVELGNGDTIDEILVRGQRSGQASAINQQRASDRISSIISADAIGQFPDQNAAESLQRLPGLSIERDQGEGRFVGIRGIDPNLNNVTINGLNIPSPESGVRSVALDVIPSELIQTLEVSKSVTPDMDGDAIGGSVAVKSVSAFDKARDTASVTVQASQNDLRDQISPKLSGTFTKKLSSKWGVAGAVSYFDRDFGSDNVESNGDDELEQRHYTITRERLGSALNIDFRPDFNNQYFLRTLYSEFSDDEFRQGNIFTFDSEDSEIERESKDRFESQSIFTVALGGEHQLKTWAANWQLGYAKSDEDEPDALYYVFKTENDSIDADLNTIRPTVSQNADAMDLSTYEVDEISFEDNYTKDTETSIKFDVARPLNLGGYIGELKMGSKYRSREKDRDSSIAIFDGDFDEVDASQFGAASPGYSLDDFGPGLDRGEMRSYFNDNRGSLELDSLNSEVESRGATYVNEEDIFAAYIMGSVDIDKLHLVAGVRYERTDFSTSGMRVELVENEETDVEEVVNTPWEAERDYSHWLPSLNARYTFSDKLQLRAAYTQTISRPKFEDVAAFQIIESKTEEDDGAFVTERAAEVGNPELQPYEAQNLDLSIEYYPGDIGVMSAGLFYKNIDNFVVYADVAGTTGWEGFEEVVQPINGDSANLTGLELSWVKAFNNGFIVSANATFTDSEATTFLDGEKFETHLPNQSDRIGNLTIGYEANDFSVRLATTYKSDNFEEIDGDMLRFEDDHIQVDFMARYYINNSLQVYFNGINLGDEPFYNYFDTRSQNAQYEEYGRTFELGFTWQLN
- a CDS encoding phytase, with the protein product MTKQRHIQYSYRVKSKIATILSACLALFSCAAANTANIAADSNNWLTKNDDHELVLPLTKLESGFTLTLHYKAKNNEDTHASTQQLTYDDSHVNNSGKNPRPKIQKGTRAKGAYEDIHTSITNNIDTHVKTEKNTYIDTHVINIIVKELEGVSLSNSLGKEKFIAGNYNVVNAEVVLHQTKQWVSLVMFNNDTQYIEAYRITPETLDVNQQSKQLTKGSEAICAATLGDGELEIINIDATGTLHQYEVHNGSFLSLRDFAIGPGIKSCALNTDTETLYLADEYAGVWQLDTNIESELAKNLIFYNQDVAIEGVATLPSIRMQDGMGVTPMHSTPTQDNMGVSAWVTPTQGNMGVSALFLPSISKQDSVGVSAWVSPAVSGVWFQAPCLTQFVSLVYDVGDGNSAFKVNNADGKTTFVQPEFVHLSLNSEEQTISLIVDDDQSGNFFYTQLSSELSNALLNSQCDTGLANVTSRDTHTKATNTNESEYGIISVTPEIETEPVENYGDAADDPAIWVNSLIPEQSRVFGTDKKGALNSYDLSGKLIQSLPVGRVNNVDVGYRVSVETKDVQKSDTSTFDIAVASNRSNNSLSVFEIDKRGDMVHLGDISTTLSDIYGLCMFVSNGVAQVFANDTSGRFERYHLSINTAKTLNGRLTQSFSLPSQPEGCVVNTKTNTAYLGEEGAGIWALNVSSSNEEPRFIAKIVAPVESDVEGLGLFDVDAQPYLIASSQGNDSYAIYKIHREKPDALKFIGLIQITADKARQIDGASETDGLDVTNANLGERFTEGLWVVQDGRNVMPSQTQNFKLVSGTSLKNSIRKLAEDTDRFM